The following is a genomic window from Bacillota bacterium.
TTGGTTGGCTTTTGTAATTGACAAATATCTTTCGGACTTTCTTGATATACGACACTTATTTTTTCGTTTTCCACTAAGATTTTAATTCCCTTGATTTCATTATCTCTTGCAAACTCATCGGTGATATACAAATCCTGCATATCAGTGGATGTTGTCCCAGGAACATAGAAAATACCTTGAGAAGATAGAGTTGCATTAATATCGTCTTTATACACTGTATCATAAATGATATAATCGAGTGATTCTAAATCAATCATCAAGATGAGTTCATCTTGATAAGTGATTTTCGCATAAAGATTTCCGGTTGAATTGACTTGTTCTATCTTTTTAAATCCCACAAGAAGGATTGCACCAACAAAAAGCAAAGATATAATAAAGATTAGATCTATTTTTTTAATGGTACCACCTCTTTTTCTAACTCATTTACTATTATACAATATGGAAGCTTCTTTTAAAAGTTTATCCTTATGATATTGTTTGGAAAAGCAGATAATTTTTGGTATAATAAACAAAGGTGAAGCCTAATGAAAAAAATACTCAATTTTTTATCTATTCTCATACTTTGTATGACCATTCTTAGTTGCGACTCTTTTGACAATCCAAATAAAGACGTTTGCAATTTAGGAGCAAGTAATGAAGTCTATCTGTGTAGTAAAAGTTGGACATCGTTTTTCGATTCTCCGATTTCTTTAACATTATATGTTACCAGTGAAGACACTTACTCGATAAATGACGTATTTGATTTTGTTGAATCTACTTTAGAACAATATCACAACTATTTTGATAAATACAACGAATATCCTAATCTTACGAATGTGTATTTAATCAATCACCGTTTAACTTCTTCTGTTGAAATTGAAGAAGCCTTATATGATGCAATTGCTTTTGCATTACTTCATCAAGAAG
Proteins encoded in this region:
- a CDS encoding NusG domain II-containing protein, with product MGFKKIEQVNSTGNLYAKITYQDELILMIDLESLDYIIYDTVYKDDINATLSSQGIFYVPGTTSTDMQDLYITDEFARDNEIKGIKILVENEKISVVYQESPKDICQLQKPTNSSLEPLVCLPNELFIQVFTNMASEEFILDAVVE